A single window of Channa argus isolate prfri chromosome 10, Channa argus male v1.0, whole genome shotgun sequence DNA harbors:
- the clint1a gene encoding clathrin interactor 1a produces the protein MLNMWKVRELVDKATNVVMNYSELESKVREATNDDPWGPSGQLMSEIARATFMYEQFPEVMNMLWARMLRDNKKNWRRVYKALLLLAHLIRNGSERVVTSAREHLYDLRSLQSYHFVDENGKDQGVNVRQKVKEMVEFVQDDERLREERKKAKKNRDKYIGVSSDSMGYRSYSGDRYDSSDTREKWDDDWDKNKGQFPFSDKLGEISEKIGSTIDDTISRFRKKDRDDSPDRISDNEEDRGNSSHNGQSRKEFKDDEETVTTKSVHIVQATETTATRKRGGVPSRKVDLGAAAHYTGDKSPNLSNQQEPQTAAAPLPSSTGLADLLMVDTTPSHPAATDLISGFADFSSPAASVSLPTGSAVPASSSNGEFGDWNAFPGGQIPASAQTVDNSGNDLFGAMTAGSAAALAPAPLSTPASGPASADLFDLMGPTQSLTSSQSLNFSMNSTQTINTTILPQSRSQPLQNMGDPLQPQPLQPVQQGVAFQGAGAKASLPPTWSDPSVNISLDFLGPGMHPPKPSQPSLNTLQQGNQPTANVLSQGFSNMSLGPATVRPPINPLMHPGGGIGMGMGMPPHQSMMGIGMNMGGMTMGMPGAMGMGIGMNPAVQQPKHDAFADFGNFGK, from the exons ATGCTTAATATGTGGAAGGTTAGAGAGTTAGTTGACAAAGC AACCAATGTGGTGATGAACTACTCGGAGCTTGAGtctaaagtcagagaggccaccAATGATGACCCCTGGGGACCATCAGGACAATTGATGAGTGAAATTGCAAG AGCCACCTTCATGTATGAGCAGTTTCCGGAGGTAATGAACATGCTGTGGGCCCGCATGCTGAGGGACAACAAGAAGAACTGGAGGAGAGTTTACAAG gcTCTGCTTCTGCTGGCCCATCTAATCAGAAATGGATCAGAGAGGGTTGTCACCAGTGCTAGAGAGCATCTGTATGACCTGAGGTCATTACAAAGCTATCACTTTGTAG ATGAAAATGGAAAGGACCAAGGTGTGAATGTTCGTCAGAAAGTGAAGGAGATGGTGGAGTTTGTCCAGGATGATGAGAGGCTTAGGGAAGAacggaaaaaagcaaaaaagaacagagacaAATACATAGGAGTATCCTCTGACAGCATGGGATATCGAAGTTACT CGGGGGACAGGTACGACTCCAGCGATACCCGGGAAAAATGGGATGATGACTGGGACAAAAATAAAGGGCAGTTCCCCTTCAGTGACAAGTTGGGAGAGATCAGCGAAAAAATCGGGAGCACCATTGATGATACCATCAGCAGATTTAGGAAAAAGGATAGAGATGACTCACCAGATCGAATTAG TGACAACGAGGAGGACCGGGGCAACTCCTCTCACAATGGGCAGTCCAGAAAAGAGTTCAAAGATGATGAAGAGACTGTTACCACCAAAAGTGTACACATTGTCCAAGCAACAGAGACAACAGCAACACGGAAGAGAGGAGGGGTCCCATCCAGGAAGGTAGACTTGGGGGCAGCAGCCCACTACACAGGAGACAAGAGCCCAAACCTCTCCAACCAACAGGAA CCCCAGACAGCAGCAGCCCCTCTGCCCTCCAGTACTGGACTAGCTGACCTACTAATGGTGGACACAACACCAAGTCATCCTGCTGCCACAG ACCTGATCAGTGGATTTGCTGACTTTTCTTCGCCTGCTGCCTCAGTCAGCCTCCCGACAGGATCTG CAGTACCTGCCTCTAGCAGCAATGGAGAATTTGGAGATTGGAATGCCTTCCCTGGAGGTCAGATACCAGCATCTGCACAGACTGTCGACAACAGTGGAAATGACCTTTTTGGAGCTATGACAGCAGGTTCTGCCGCTGCCCTGGCCCCTGCTCCACTCTCAACTCCTGCTTCTGGTCCTGCCTCAGCAGACCTGTTTGACTTGATGGGGCCAACACAGTCCCTCACCTCATCCCAGAGCCTCAACTTTAGCATGAACAGCACGCAGACCATAAACACCACAATCCTGCCCCAGTCTAGGTCACAG CCCCTCCAGAACATGGGGGATCCTCTGCAACCACAGCCCCTTCAGCCTGTGCAACAGGGGGTGGCCTTTCAAGGTGCAGGAGCCAAAGCATCTCTTCCCCCCACCTGGTCAGACCCCTCTGTTAACATCAGCCTGGACTTCCTGGGTCCAGGCATGCATCCTCCCAAGCCTAGCCAGCCAAGCCTTAATACCCTTCAACAAG GTAACCAGCCCACTGCCAATGTGCTCTCCCAGGGATTTTCAAATATGAGCCTTGGACCTGCGACAGTCAGACCTCCCATTAATCCTTTGATGCACCCTGGAGGTGGCATAGGAATGGGCATGGGTATGCCCCCCCACCAGAGCATGATGGGGATAGGCATGAACATGGGAGGTATGACCATGGGGATGCCTGGTGCTATGGGGATGGGCATTGGAATGAACCCTGCTGTACAACAGCCCAAACACGATGCCTTTGCTGACTTCGGCAACTTTGGAAAGTGA
- the thg1l gene encoding probable tRNA(His) guanylyltransferase: MLIGKVRTLGRHVQCRVAHLFTSTSNMAKSKFEYVRNFETDDTCLRNCYIVVRLDGRNFHKFAEQHKFSKPNDNRALGLMTRSARSVMEELEDIVIAYGQSDEFSFVFKRTSTWFKRRASKLMTHVASQFSSSFVFYWKEFFGEQPLLYPPGFDGRVVLYPSNRNLRDYLSWRQADCHINNLYNTVFWTLVQKGGLTTVQAEDRLKGTLAAGKNEILFSEFDINYNNEPVLHRKGTTLIWEKREETVTKSMKLPNEEEKDVAVTRRRKTVEAHHCDIIGDQFWEKHPDILEDDTC, translated from the exons ATGCTGATTGGAAAGGTTCGCACATTAGGTAGACACGTCCAGTGTAGAGTCGCCCATCTTTTTACCAGCACCAGCAACATGGCAAAGAGCAAGTTTGAATATGTCCGCAACTTTGAAACAGATGACACTTGTCTACGTAATTGCTACATTGTTGTGAGACTGGATGGCCGAAACTTCCACAA GTTTGCAGAGCAACACAAGTTTTCAAAGCCCAATGACAACAGAGCCTTGGGCCTTATGACCAGGAGTGCTCGGTCTGTCATGGAGGAACTAGAGGATATTGTCATTGCTTATGGTCAAAGTGATgagttcagttttgttttcaagaGAACCTCCACCTGGTTCAAAAGGAGAGCCAG TAAGCTCATGACCCATGTGGCGTCCCAGTTCTCCTcctcatttgtgttttactggAAGGAGTTTTTTGGGGAACAGCCCCTACTGTACCCACCAGGCTTTGATGGACGTGTGGTCCTGTATCCTAGCAACCGCAATCTCAGAGACTACCTCAGCTGGAGACAAGCTGATT GTCATATAAATAATTTGTACAACACGGTGTTTTGGACATTAGTACAGAAGGGAGGACTCACCACTGTCCAGGCAGAGGATCGCTTAAAG GGAACATTAGCTGCAGGTAAAAATGAGATCCTGTTCTCAGAGTTTGACATCAACTACAACAATGAACCTGTCCTCCACAGGAAGGGCACCACTCTCATCTGGGAAAAG CGGGAGGAAACTGTGACAAAAAGCATGAAGCTTCCAAATGAAGAGGAGAAAGATGTGGCTGTGACCCGCAGAAGGAAAACTGTGGAGGCCCACCACTGTGACATTATAGGAGACCAGTTCTGGGAGAAGCACCCAGACATCCTGGAGGATGACACCTGCTAA
- the lsm11 gene encoding U7 snRNA-associated Sm-like protein LSm11, whose amino-acid sequence MNSGRWRQFKLWHANTNKTQRRRHFTVHYSVVLSNMEERERKSAKSDSKETKSASCSTKLPESEHGPEAESKAEDADKLNVCSDKFDPLLALYSPTVQLPFPNIRSFNNVAEYEGFLKGGRGRAKPENVEKRRQKAMKGLADPERIERLKKLMVNNPVPEAEEGESSSAPRRKKHKAPKNVLTRMSLCKGSPLGELFRCVEERIRVKVHIRTFKGLRGVCSGFVVAFDKFWNMAMVDVDETYREPLLGEALYHEKALTITRLFEKLKFQETSEGEESAAKLKAPKPTQKSNFSQPTSHRGDTRTESTRSDAVKSKQDKHLLKAQGPGACQEKDSQTYGKVHTRHINQLFIRGENVILVNPQPL is encoded by the exons ATGAATTCCGGGAGATGGCGGCAATTCAAATTGTGGCACGCCAACACTAATAAAACCCAAAGAAGAAGACACTTCACGGTGCACTACTCTGTGGTTCTTTCAAAcatggaggagagagaaagaaaaagtgcaaaatCAGACAGTAAAGAGACGAAATCAGCATCCTGTTCAACTAAACTGCCGGAATCGGAGCACGGACCCGAGGCAGAAAGCAAAGCTGAAGACGCAGACAAATTAAACGTCTGCTCGGACAAGTTTGACCCTCTCTTGGCCCTGTACTCTCCTACAGTTCAGCTTCCTTTCCCAAACATCCGCTCTTTTAATAATGTGGCAGAGTACGAGGGCTTTCTGAAGGGCGGCCGGGGCAGAGCCAAGCCAGAGAATGTGGAGAAGAGGCGGCAGAAGGCGATGAAAGGGCTGGCGGACCCGGAACGCATCGAGAGGCTGAAGAAGCTTATGGTCAACAACCCGGTGCCAGAagcagaggagggggagagCAGCAGCGCACCGCGGAGGAAGAAGCACAAAGCCCCGAAGAACGTCCTGACAAGGATGTCCC TGTGTAAAGGCAGCCCTCTGGGTGAGCTGTTCCGCTGCGTTGAGGAGAGGATACGGGTAAAAGTTCACATTAGGACCTTTAAAGGACTGAGGGGAGTGTGCTCCGGCTTTGTCGTGGCTTTTGACAAGTTCTGGAACATG GCAATGGTGGATGTAGATGAGACGTACAGAGAGCCTCTGCTTGGAGAGGCATTGTACCATGAGAAAGCCCTCACCATTACACGG CTCTTTGAGAAACTAAAGTTCCAGGAAACCTCAGAGGGAGAGGAATCAGCAGCGAAACTCAAAGCTCCCAAACCTACTCAAAAAAGCAACTTTTCTCAACCTACCAGCCACAGAGGGGACACCAGGACAGAGTCCACACGATCAGACGCTGTTAAATCCAAACAGGATAAACATTTACTGAAGGCCCAGGGTCCAGGGGCCTGTCAGGAGAAAGACTCCCAGACGTACGGCAAAGTCCACACACGTCACATCAACCAGCTTTTCATCCGGGGTGAGAACGTCATCCTGGTTAACCCTCAGCCACTGtga